One Aegilops tauschii subsp. strangulata cultivar AL8/78 chromosome 2, Aet v6.0, whole genome shotgun sequence genomic window, ctcaacgcccacaactgctttgtgttctactcgtgcatagtaactacgcataggcctggctcatgatgccactgttgggaatcgtagcataattttaaaattttcctacgctcaccaagatgcatctatggagtatactagcaacgaggggaaaggagtgcatctacatacccttgtagatcgcgagcggaagcgttccaatgaacgtggatgacggagtcgtactcgccgtgattcaaatcaccgatgaccgagtgccgaacggacggcacctccgcgttcaacacacgtacggtgcagcgacatatcctccttcttgatccagcaagggggaaggagaggttgatggagatccagcagcacgacggcgtggtggtggatgtagcgggtctcggcggggcttcgccgagcttctgcgagacggagaggtgtagcaagggaggagggaggcgcccaaggctgtgtatctgctgccctccctccccccctttatataggccccctgggaagggggggccggccagggatcccatctggatggggggcggcggccaggggggatgacttaccccccaaggcaagtggggcgcccccttgccctagggtttccaaccctaggcgcaaggggaaggcccatgggggggcgcccagcccactaggggctggttcccttcccacttcagcccacggggccctccgggataggtggccccacctggtggacccccgggacccttccggtggtcccggtacaatactggtaacccccgaaactttcccggtggccgaaacttgacttcctatatataattcttcacctccggaccattccggaacctctcgtgatgtccgggatctcatccgggactccgaacaactttcgggtttccgcatacacatatctctacaaccctagcgtcaccgaaccttaagtgtgtagaccctacgggttcgggagacatgcagacatgaccgagacgcctctccggtcaataaccaacagcgggatctggatacccatgttggctcccacatgttccacgatgatctcatcggatgaaccacggtgtcgaggattcaatcaattccgtatacaattccctttgtccatcggtatgttacttgcccgagattcgatcgtcggtatcccaataccttgttcaatctcgttaccggcaagtctctttactcgttccgcaatgcatgatatcgtgactaacgccttagtcacattgagctcattatgatgatgcattaccgagtgggcccagagatacctctccgtcacacggagtgacaaatcccagtctcgatccgtgccaacccaacagacactttcggagatacccgtagtgcacctttatagtcacccagttacgttgtgacgtttggcacacccaaagcactcctacggtatccgggagttgcacgatctcatggtctaaggaaaagatacttgacattggaaaagctctagcaaacgaaactacacgatcttttatgctatgcttaggattgggtcttgtccatcacatcattctcctaataatgtgatcccgttagcaatgacatccaatgtccatagtcaggaaaccatgactatctgttgatcaacgagctagtcaattagaggcttactagggacacgttgtggtctatgtattcacacatgtattacgatttccggacaatacaattatagcatgaacaatagacaattaccatgaacaaagaaatataataataaccatttattattgcctctagggcatatttccaacaagaatGGCCAGAGCATTTGAAGAGTCTGATTGAACAATCACTGGGCAGTCCGAATACTGAATGGCCAGTGCCATACCCTGCATAATAGCATGAATTTCCGCTTCCAGAGCATCATTACAGTGGAAAATGTACCTGTATGGCGCAAAAATCGTAGACCCGTTCTCCCTGCGAAGCACCATGCCAATCGAAGCGCGACCATCCTGGCATGAGAATGAACCGTCTACCGACAACGCAACCCAACCCATAGGCGGAGGAGGCCAAGGCGTGAGGGATTCTGTAGTTTTTACACACTTTGGCCGACTGTCCTCATACAACGGCAAATCTTCCTTTTGACGATTTCCTCCATGCTATAGTTCCTTACCAAATTCATTGACTTATAATAACTGTCAAGATAATCCACAGTTACCTCTACTGGGGTCTCATTCTTCCCGTGTGTTATATCATTTCAGAGTTGCCAAATACGCCAGATCGTCATAATTACCAAGTCCCTAGTCTTGTCCGAACATTTTGAAAGTAGCTGCAGTACCCAGTCCTTACCAAAGTCCACTAGTAGTGAGTCATCAGGCAAGGGCCAAATTGCACGTAAGCCCTCCCAAACACGTCGGGCGTGCATGCATGAAAACTGCTTTTAATCTCCGCTCCACAAATAGGACATGATCTCTGTATATGAATACGACGATGCGCTTTGCCTAGATTAGTTGCCAATGCACCCGTCGCCGTCTTCCATGCCATAATACGCATCTTGAGTGGAACATTAGATTTCCAAATCGAATTCCAAATCAATCTGTCGCCGTCCGGTCTAGTACTGCATGCGCCCCCTGAATGCATCTCATCATGCTAGTTTTGTAGTTGGTTGCTCTCCTTCTGCTCCTTGTATCAGGCGTTTGGGGTTGCATCCCcgttcttctctctcttttttctatGTTGTTTGTTTGATATTGTTGTTTGTAATCCTAACTGGTTGATGGCTATATTAGTTCaagagagcaactagttaacgagcgctccttcgggagcctcgcaacgatcagcgccacttgacgcgctctcagccattcgtcacgtgtcgcgctctgggcgcTTCCTCcagattttatttttttatttttttcacacgcgttttcggctttttaaacgggtTTTTTTCGGGTTTTTCGATGTTTTGGTTTTCCACCGGTCTTCCTTGGCTTTTCAATCAAAaaaattttgaaatttttttttgcgttttttttcctttcgcgagagtcacggttttgcttccgtgagaggcacggttttgctttcgcgagagtcatgaccgtgcctctcgaaaacgaaaaaaaagtattttctgtttttttttcgcgagagtcacggttttgcttccgtgagaagcactggtgtgctttcgcgagagtcgcggtcgtgcctctcggaaacgaaaaaaaaacacgcttttttctttcgcgagagtcacggttttgcttccgcgagaggcacggttgtgctttcgcgagagtcacagcCGTGCCTCCCGGAAagggaaaaaacgcgttttctattttttttcctttcgcgagagtcacggttttgctttcgcaagaggcacggttgtgctttcacgagagtcacggtcatgcctctcggaaagggaaaaaacgcGTTTCCTGTTTTTTTTatttcgcgagagtcacgattTTGCTTCCGCAAGAGACACGGTTTTGTTTCTGCAAGAGACACGGTTGTGCTTTAACGAGAGTCAAGGCCGTGCCTCCTCAGAAACgaaaaaaaaaacatgttttctctttttttttcttccgcaAGAGTCACtattttgcttccgcgagaggtacggttgtgatttcgtgagaggcacgggcgtgcctctttcgaaaaggaaaaaaaagccGTGCTCCCGGTTCGGCTTTTTGTCCGGCTTTTTTGTcaagaaaaaagttcatcaaaacctatcaacatgggatctagttttgaagatctcgacgcgaggaatccaacagTGAAAGCGGTTCCatatttggacgcacggtttgagagataaaacgttttgaataaacagatctacgaaaaaagggaaaactaccaggttgcgacaagtggctcACAACCAGGGGAATTATAGTGATCTTTGCAACCACGACTCTTCGATTAGTGATTTTGTTAATTCAAAGTCGGGTTAGGTTTGAGAATTTTCTCGGGCTGGGCCGATTCCTTTCCCTCTagaaagcaaaagaaaaaaaaatccaaCAATTGTTTAATCCAATCCCAAAAGTAGGACCTCTCCGTTCACTATAATTTGAGGCTTGAGCGATAAAATGGCCCTGCCCCTTTCATCATAAACCGAACATGCATGCATGATATCGCCGGTTCTCTCAAACAATTCGAGGAATTAATCCAAGCTAACGATTTCCATCAAGTATTACACGCATCCATTAGAATTTTTAGCGTGGCTCAGAAACGAGGGATTCGTCGGCGTCGCCTCCCCGTATCAGGCTCTGGCTCGCTGTCATCGCCGGGGATGGTGGCGTTGACGTTGAGCTCGTAGACGGTGAACTTCTTCTCCTCCCTTGCCGTGGTGCAGTTGACGTACCCGGACGCCAGCCGGAACTCCCCGGTGCCGCCGACCACCGCCAGCTCCCTCTCCTTCTTGGACGCGTCGTGCCGGCCCTCCACGACGATGGTGCTCCCGTCGTACTCCCCGCCAGTGAGCAGCATCACCATGTTCACCAGGTACACCGGGTGCCGCATGGACGCCAGCATGGCGGTGCCCTGCGCGCGGCCTGCCTGCTTGGACGACGAGCTCCGGTTCTGGGTGAGGGAGTCGTCGAACGCGTACGTCTCCCCGAAGTAGTGCTCCGGCGGCATGGACGGGTTCATGGGGCCGGCGCCCTTGACGATGAGCACCACCCTCTGGCCCGGCGGGCCGAAGACGTTGTGCATGTACATGCGTAGGAGAATCTGGCGCGCGTCGTCGGCGATGGATGCGGCGGCGAGGGCTAGAACGACGGCGGCGGCAAGGAGCAGGCGGTGTCTGGCCATTGGCGGTGTCGTTGAGCGTGTGATTTGAGAGCAGCTAGGCTAGGAAGCCGAAATGACAAGTTGTGGTTAGGCTGCTCGCTGCTCACAGGTGGGAGTAGTATGTTCAGGTTCTTGACGCGTAACAAAAAAGTACTAGTAGCGAGTTAATCACGTACTACGCGAGGTGCGCAAGTTTTTAACTCGGCCAAGGCCTGAAAGCTACGCACCGCATCGTGTTCTCTTCCAATTCCAAATCGACTGATCCTAAAACCAGCAAAACCAGTACAGTATTTATTTTTGTGGGAGAGATGTTCGGTTTTACAAGTGGCGACAATGGCAGACTTGTTCTAGGAATCAGCGGACAAACGGACCGACATGTTCCTGCTGCCCTCGGCGGCGGCCGGCCAGCCCCATCCATGACGACGACCAGGAGCAGCGCCGTCCGGCACCGTCGCGTGCACGTCCAGCTCCAGCACCATGTACACCGCTGACACGTCCTCGGCCGTCCTCCACACCACGTGCCCGGTGGCCCGCCGGAGCTGCCCCGTCCCGCCGACCACCGCGAGCTCCCTCACCTCCTGGGAGATGTCGTCGCGGCCGGCGATGACAAGGGTGCTCCCGTTGTACGGCCCCTCGGTGATACCACCGTCACTCTCACCGCCAGCACGGGGACGTCCATGGCGGCCAGCACGTACGTGCCCTGTGCCCGGCCGACGGCCTTCGACGTCAGGCTAGGGCCCTCCGTCAGGAGGTCGTCGATCACCGCGGTGTCACCGAAGTAGCTCCCCGGCATGGACGGGTGCGGCGGGCCCTGGCCCCTGACGACCCGCACCGCTGTCTGCCCCGGCCCGCCGTGCATGTACAAGTGTAGGTGCACGAGGCGGCAACGGGCGGCGGAGGACGGCACGGCCAGGAGTTGAGCGACGGCGACCGAGAGGAGTAGGAGCAGGTGGGGCTTTGCAGTGGAAGTAGCCATTGTTATGATGGGTTGGACAAAGCCGAGATTGCAGGCTTAATTGCGGAGTATTTGTGGCGTACTAGCTCGTAGGAACAGAAGAATTGAATACGAACAGAACAGAAGATGAACCATCCCTGTCTGACGAAAAAAATGAATACTAACAGTACTAGCTGCTTCAGCGTCCAGACTCTTTCAGAGTAAAATATGAGCACGAAAAATGCACACAAGAAAAAGCAATTTGTTTGTTCGATATATGCTTCCTCACCGAGATCGAGAGCTACCCATTGAGCCTGGCCGTCAGCTGAAAACTACTCTCTAATACCAGCAGCTTGGAGCACTGCAATTTAGCCGATGCTAATCCTCTGTTCTAGCTGAGACTAACAGCACAGATTCCTAGCGCTATTAACAGAAACTGCCCTTATCGCGCAAATGAAAGCCTTCACAACACAAGCTATTCCAGTTTACTCAGATCATCCCACGAGCACATAAAATTCTTCGGACCGACAAAAAAAGAAGAGCCAAAACTTATGTCAAATCTGACTTACATATGCCTATAGCAACAGACAAATCAATACAATCAAAAATGGTATTACATGGTACACATGGGGACAGGTTGCTAACTACGGGGAACGTCGAGCGCGGTGGAGTCATTGAGCACCTTGCGGGCACGCCAGTAGATAGCATTTGATGTTTCTGATGTTCCCACCTGTTTACATAATACAAATGTCTCAAATGTTCCCACCTGCAGGTAAACGAGGAAACGAGAGTCACTGCCAATATGTAACCATACCGTCAACTCCATATTGTAGTACTTCCTCCATAGTTCCCTTTCTTGTGGATAGATGCTGATTGCTGAATCATAGAGCTTGCGTGCGTTTACGAGGCCATCATTGTTTCCGACTGCAAGGTTAGCTTCCAGCTCTATGCAGAACTGGAAGAACTTAAGACTGGGGCGCGGTAAAGCCAAAAATCTGCATGGACACGTGAGTGTCAGAAACATGCCCCCTCAATGTCACATACAACCCACTGCATGAACCGATCTTGGGTCTCCCAACAACGAAATATCGACTAAACTCATCTCTGTTAGACCTTCAATGCATGAGTTAATTGTAATGAAAGGGGACAATGAAGACTGATAATACATCTGAACTAAGTACAAGAAATATTTCTGAAGGAACCTCTCTGCACTTGTGACAATATCTAAAACCGTTAATTCATAGCATGTTAGGCTCAATGTCAAAACACTGAGAAATTGCTAGAAATGCTCTGCTCACTTCACTCATGTAATGAGCATGGCAACTCAACATTAGCATTGCAAATGGTATCACTGAAGGACCATTAATTTCATACCTCTTATACATTTTCCTAGCTTGCTTAATACCATCTTTCTGCAAAACCCATCCGACAAAAGCTGAAGAGACTGAAGCTCCACAATCACTCCCACCAGCTGAACTTAATGATAGCATTGCACATTTCACCAGCTTTTCGAAATATATCTTTTCATGAGAAAACAATTTCATCGCCTGCAATGCAATTACAAGCAATTTCATCACATTTACAGACAAGTAGTCCAATCAGTTTAACAATATGTAAGATGTTGACATAGAAAGTAAAACGCATATCAATGAGACAAATGAAAGAGAAGACAAAGAGCATATGCCATACTAAAGTTGATATAAAAGTATTCAACCCATAACCATAATCACACATCCACACTAGAACAGAGGAGCAAAAATTAATTTTTTGGTAGGATAGGTCCAGAGACAACGGAATAAATTTCTGGAAACTAGAGAGCCATGATCATTAGGAAAGCACGAGATAAGGCTAGACATACCGTATGCCAGAGTCCCTCGGCCTTGGTTATGGATAACTTCGGAAGTACAATATTAAATAAATCAAACAGAGAACTTAGATTCTCCTCACTAAAGGAAGCACTGCCGGTAGCAGTAGCAAGTGACTTTATCTCTATAGAAGCTCTCAAGTTCCACAGATTTGCAGCCTGTGAAAGAGGACCACTGCAGAGCTTTTCTGCGAGATTCTTAGCTTCCTCCAATCTTTCAGGTGCTTCCTCCGACCTTCCTAGTTTCAAACAAAGTGAGACATATTGGCAGGCAAGATCCTCGGAGAGACATCCACACGATTCAGCattttcaaaaactttcagtATAGCTGAAGTAAATTCTGAAGCATCAAAATCAGCATCATGGAATAATGAGATGGAGTCCTCTCTGTCTGAGAATACAACACCCAACCAGAAGTTTGCATACAGGGAGTACATTTTGGAAGTAGGCAACTTTCTGACAGCTTCATCATACACCTAGAATCAAAGACACGTATTAAGCACGTTCAAAATATTGTGTTCAATGAGCAATCGGTGACACTGATATCTTGGGAAAAAAATACTGTGAGACGGTGTATCAAAATCGGCGCTGTTTGTGCTGAGTTTAAGGGGCTACTAGCTATAGGGTAAGCAATCTTTTGACCAACACTTACCATGAACATCAACTTAGCACTAATCAAGTCATGGGCAAAACTACCATCCAGCAAGCATTTCATTACAGGAACAGATGGCCAAGGCACAATAATCAACAAGTATGTGCCTTTTTCATCCAAAGGAATTCCAAAAGATTTACTTTCTAATAATTTGTGATGGAGAATAAGTAATAAAGTGATGGCATAATTTTTCACCTGAATTGATTTGTTAAGCTTATTCAATACAGCTTCCTTTTTATTCAAAGTACTGGAATTAATGGAGTCACTAAGCTGAAGCCTAGCGAGCCAATCCCAGTAGTCCTCATTATGAGAGAAATCTTTCTTCAGGTCATCCATGACCTCCAACCTCAGCTCTTCAGAATGTGCCAGCTCAACACTATTTAATATCTCCAAAATTTTCTTCCTCAAGGTTAAGCTTGACGGAAGAGCTTCCATAGCACCATGATAAATTGTTCGAATGATTAACACTCCTTGCTGCCAAAATAGATCTTCCTTGTCCTCCAAAGCAACATCCTCCAAGCCAGACTCCTTGGGACTGTCACCTTGTTCATCAAGTGACATGAACAATCCTTTGTTCTCCTCTTTCCACTGACCcgaatcatcactacttttttgCAGTGTCTTCACATCCTCCCCAAGAGCTACCTTTCGAGCCTTAAGCTTGTTAAGGTAGGTAAGCTCCATACGAAGATATTCAATCCACATATCTTCAGATTCTGGACAAGATCTGAGACCACTCTGCATAAGTGCACGTGCTGCAGCAACATTCAAGTTCTGATCAAATTCCCACGCTGCTGCATACATCCAAAGCCCAGGAACCTTGGGATGGTAACGAATGGCTTGCGCCATAACCTGCAAATAAAACAACAAACATGAGAATACTAACATTAATACTAAGTTAGTCCCGCATTTAACAGTTTTATATCTTGCGCTGGACCACAAAATGAATCTTTACAAATCCATTTATCTTATCAACAGTCACCAACGCAAAATGCAACTATAAGCAGGCACAAAAGAACAAGAAAATCTCCTAACCTTTATGGTTTTGATAGACTCTAACCTAAATCTTATTGCAGACACTCAACAAACGACTGGCATATAAAGAACATGAAAACCCCAGCCTTTTGTCAATTAATGGCGCAAAATACACATCACATTTCTTAATCAAATACATACCCCTACATGGTGACCTCATAGCGCCACAAAACTTCTTATAAGCTTACATGATAATCCGAAATGAAACACGCCACAATCATTTCCACTACAGCTTTCTTGTCTTATCCCTCCCGGGGAATGCATACAGAAATCCTCAAACTGATGCGGCAACACCTAATAGGTGATTATTCACCAAATCTGGATCCATGAACAATTGCTGCACCTATCATGTGAAGTATTCATCCCATTATTACCACATCTATCCCTGTATCCGCCCCAGCAACCACCGCCAAGATAGCTGCCAGCACTACCACTGCCCCATGGTCCACCTCCATAATCCATAGCTAGTGGTACAGGGGTTTAACTTTTGGCTCAAGATGTCCCTACGCCTATTCTAGGAAAACCTTCACCCAAATTCAACTTTCTCAAAAACTTCTTGGTAATATGCACATTACTGCTGAGATTCGGAACCCCAGATGGCACCCTTGTAACCCCACCTTGTTTGGGAGGCAAATCAGGGTACTCGTCATTAACCAGGAAACATTATTGGGCAGCAACAACTGTTTACCAGCTTGTAGAGGGCAAACTTTCAGTATATGCCATTCTAAATCAGTAAGGTGATGACCACTTTCAGAACTCAACCGGCACCTTAATCAATTTCATGCACGCCTGGAACTAGCAGTTGAATTTCCCAGTCTAATGTATAGCAATTGGACGCATAAGGCAATTTACCTGGCATAAATATTcacccaaaattacaacgcgcaccCTACTTGACACTAAATTTCTAAGCTCACCAATCCAGAGTGCTCAGAAGGCCATCTCAACTTTCCGAAGTTTCCAAGCATAAACAAATGTTTGTGCCCATCCCAAAATCACATAGTTTCAAGCATGGACAAAAAAAAACAGGCTGTAGCACCTATATAGCACTTTGGACGAGCTCCCGCTACGGCGATGCGGTTTCTACTGCTACTGCAGCTACGCCCACTGAAGCACCTCTAA contains:
- the LOC109740199 gene encoding uncharacterized protein; the encoded protein is MADTVQYRLERMSDELDDLERRGLFTRAELAEVVRRRRDFEFRLRRHSPRKADFLDYIAYLLRVDALRDLRKRAIIRATPNPTHSDEDNDTNEDGKKRKKRKKKWAKSISDFAGVLRVLDVYRMATVRFKGDLDLWFRYLEFCRQKGHGRMKQVMAQAIRYHPKVPGLWMYAAAWEFDQNLNVAAARALMQSGLRSCPESEDMWIEYLRMELTYLNKLKARKVALGEDVKTLQKSSDDSGQWKEENKGLFMSLDEQGDSPKESGLEDVALEDKEDLFWQQGVLIIRTIYHGAMEALPSSLTLRKKILEILNSVELAHSEELRLEVMDDLKKDFSHNEDYWDWLARLQLSDSINSSTLNKKEAVLNKLNKSIQVYDEAVRKLPTSKMYSLYANFWLGVVFSDREDSISLFHDADFDASEFTSAILKVFENAESCGCLSEDLACQYVSLCLKLGRSEEAPERLEEAKNLAEKLCSGPLSQAANLWNLRASIEIKSLATATGSASFSEENLSSLFDLFNIVLPKLSITKAEGLWHTAMKLFSHEKIYFEKLVKCAMLSLSSAGGSDCGASVSSAFVGWVLQKDGIKQARKMYKRFLALPRPSLKFFQFCIELEANLAVGNNDGLVNARKLYDSAISIYPQERELWRKYYNMELTVGTSETSNAIYWRARKVLNDSTALDVPRS